The genomic DNA CCGCAAGACTTTAAGAAACTAGATAGCACTGGGAACTTCTCAATGGTGACATTCCCTGAAGGTAGATTATTCTACTTATCTTATAACATGAATACTGATCTTATGAAGAAAAAAGAAGTGCGCCAAGCAATTGCACATGCGTTAGATAAGAAAGAAATGATTAACTCAGCATTCGTTTCGGGTGAATTTGCAGAACCAGCAAATTCAATCTTAACGCCAGACGCTATGTATTATGCGAAAGATATTAAAGACTATAAGTATGATAAAAAAGAAGCAAAAGATTTATTAGCAAAAGCTGGCGTGAAAGATAAGGAAAAAGTACGTGTGATGTATGTAACGAATAATAAAATTATGGAAAGCTTAGCGTTATATACACAACAAAAATTAAAAGAAGTTGGCTTAGAAGTTGAACTAAATGCATTAGATGCTAGTGCGGCAAGTGAAAAAGGCTTAGATAAAGAGAATAAAGAATATGACATTACATTTGGTGGTTACATAATGGGACCTGAGCCAGATTCATATAAGAGCTTATTCTTAAGCAATGCTGAATACAATTATGCACGATATAAAAACGCTGATTTCGATAAGTTATGGGAAGAAGCTGCAGTTGAGACAGATAAAACAAAACGCGCAGAGCTATACCATAAAATTCAAGAGACAGCTAGAGAAGACGTACCTTATCTACCAATCGCGTATCCGAAAGCAGTTATTGCAGTAGATAAAAAGTTTGATGGATTAAAAGAAGCGAAAGCAATTCCTGTCACAATGTTTGAAGATCTATCTAAGATTTATGAAGTGAAATAAGAAACAATAAAGAAGCTGGTGGAAATCAGCTTCTTTAGCTTGAGGGGGGAAGTTTGTGTATAAAGTAATTGCGAAGAGGCTTTTAAATGCAATTCCGCTTTTATTTGTTATTTCTATTATTTCTTTTCTATTAATAAAACTAGCACCGGGGGATCCGGTTCGAAACTTTGTAACGCCAAATATGAGTCCAATTGATGTGGAGCGTATTCGCGAAAGTTTAGGACTAGATCAACCAATTTACGTGCAGTATTTTTTATGGTTAAAAAACATTTTAACAGGAAACTTTGGTTACTCACTTCAAAATCATCGTCCTGTTTTGGAACTTATCACAGAAAGATTACCTGCAACAATTGGATTAATGGGATCATCTTTACTCGTCTCATTCGTAATTGCAATACCACTTGGACTGTTTACAGGTGTGAAAAAGAATTCATTCTTTGACCGCATTGTAAACTTTATTTCATATGTTGGTATTTCTATGCCGGTTTTCTGGTTTGCACTACTATTAGTCTACTTATTCTCTTTAAAATTGAACCTACTTCCGAGTATGGGTATGCGCACCGTAGGTAAAGATTCTGTCTGGGATATTGTGCAACACGGCATTTTACCTTGCATGGTGCTTGCGTTCCAAAACGTATCTGTTTATATGAGATATATTCGTTCAAGTACGATTCAGCAATTAGAAGAAGAATATGTACAAATTCAATATGCGTACGGCGCTTCAAAGAAAACAGTGTTATTTAATCACGTACTTCGAAATGTATTAATCCCGATCATTACAATTTTCGGATTATCGATTCCAAGTTTAGTAGGTGGAGCGTTTATTACGGAAACAGTATTTTCATGGCCGGGTCTTGGTTCACTTGGGGTAAATGCTATTTTTAGATTTGATTATCCGATTATCATGGCAATTACATTACTATCATCATTCATGTTAATTCTCGGTAACTTAATTGCTGATATTTTATATGGCGTAGTAGATCCGCGCATTCGAATGAGGGGGTGATTTGGAATGAATAATAGGAGATTTCAAACGATAAAACATAGCTTTACGAAAAATAAGTTTGTTGCAATGGGAGTTATTATACTTGCGATTTTAACGGTCGCATCAATTTTCGCATTCGTATCGCCGTACGATCCTAGCAAAATGTCGATTCCAGATCGCTTACAAGAACCAAGTATGAGTCATCCTTTCGGAACGGATGATTACGGAAGGGATTACTTAACGAGAGCGTTATATGGCGGACGAGTTTCACTTGCGGTCGGTTTTCTTGCGATGGTTGTTTCTATTACAATCGGTACTGCAGTTGGAACAATTAGCGGATATTTTGGCGGAAAGTTAGACAACTTTTTAATGCGAGTTGTTGAAGTACTGATGTCAATTCCATCATTCTTTTTAATGCTACTATTAAATGCGTATTTAAAACCAGGAATTACGACGCTAGTTCTTATTATCGGATTACTAACATGGATGGACACCGCC from Bacillus cereus G9842 includes the following:
- a CDS encoding ABC transporter permease, whose product is MYKVIAKRLLNAIPLLFVISIISFLLIKLAPGDPVRNFVTPNMSPIDVERIRESLGLDQPIYVQYFLWLKNILTGNFGYSLQNHRPVLELITERLPATIGLMGSSLLVSFVIAIPLGLFTGVKKNSFFDRIVNFISYVGISMPVFWFALLLVYLFSLKLNLLPSMGMRTVGKDSVWDIVQHGILPCMVLAFQNVSVYMRYIRSSTIQQLEEEYVQIQYAYGASKKTVLFNHVLRNVLIPIITIFGLSIPSLVGGAFITETVFSWPGLGSLGVNAIFRFDYPIIMAITLLSSFMLILGNLIADILYGVVDPRIRMRG
- a CDS encoding ABC transporter permease produces the protein MNNRRFQTIKHSFTKNKFVAMGVIILAILTVASIFAFVSPYDPSKMSIPDRLQEPSMSHPFGTDDYGRDYLTRALYGGRVSLAVGFLAMVVSITIGTAVGTISGYFGGKLDNFLMRVVEVLMSIPSFFLMLLLNAYLKPGITTLVLIIGLLTWMDTARIVRAETLSVKEREYVLYAKVSGQKSLMIIVRHIIPNILSTIIIAATLTIATSILMESSLSFLGLGIREPDSSWGSMLNNAQGYIGEAWYLTLFPGFLILLTVLSFNVIGEALKKAFAPKGAGNEN
- a CDS encoding ABC transporter substrate-binding protein, which translates into the protein MKQKLFALPFVLILLIALAACSGEKDSSKQAGTSKSGTPKDGGMLTIGVSDNPDTMNPLYANDRVSLTVQQALYAPLYHMEDGKKKFVLAESFTPSEDQLTWTLKLKDNLKWHDGKKITSDDIAFTFQSILDEKQNSSSRENFIFKGKPLEVKKVDELTTQFVLPQVSASFEGVMNDFFPIPKHVFEGEADLAKSKKNLQPVGSGPFKFKEYKSDEYVALDRFDDYVGGKAKLDSIVYRVVKDRNTANVSLQNGQINMKMIEPQDFKKLDSTGNFSMVTFPEGRLFYLSYNMNTDLMKKKEVRQAIAHALDKKEMINSAFVSGEFAEPANSILTPDAMYYAKDIKDYKYDKKEAKDLLAKAGVKDKEKVRVMYVTNNKIMESLALYTQQKLKEVGLEVELNALDASAASEKGLDKENKEYDITFGGYIMGPEPDSYKSLFLSNAEYNYARYKNADFDKLWEEAAVETDKTKRAELYHKIQETAREDVPYLPIAYPKAVIAVDKKFDGLKEAKAIPVTMFEDLSKIYEVK